One window from the genome of Streptomyces cadmiisoli encodes:
- the pgsA gene encoding phosphatidylinositol phosphate synthase yields MGQPVRPAGAARRQRPIGKAMLNKYARAFFTRVLTPFAAFLIRRGVSPDTVTLIGTAGVMAGALAFYPRGEFFWGTVVITLFVFSDLVDGNMARQLGRTSRWGAFLDSTLDRVADGAIFGGFALWYAGGGDDLALCAVAIFCLASGQVVSYTKARGESIGLPVAVNGLVERAERLVISLVAAGLAGLHAFGVPGIEILLPIALWIVAVGSLITLIQRVVTVRRESAEAEAAAGQHPDGPQNPGAAGNAKGGRSAQNASQGREAAK; encoded by the coding sequence ATGGGCCAGCCGGTACGGCCAGCAGGGGCCGCCCGGCGACAGCGACCCATCGGGAAGGCCATGCTGAACAAGTACGCGCGTGCATTCTTCACGCGTGTCCTCACACCGTTCGCCGCGTTTCTCATCCGCCGGGGCGTGAGTCCCGACACGGTCACGCTGATCGGCACGGCGGGTGTGATGGCGGGCGCACTGGCCTTCTACCCCCGGGGCGAGTTCTTCTGGGGCACGGTCGTGATCACACTGTTCGTGTTCTCGGACCTCGTCGACGGCAACATGGCCCGCCAGCTGGGCCGCACCAGCCGCTGGGGCGCGTTCCTGGACTCCACCCTGGACCGGGTGGCCGACGGCGCGATCTTCGGCGGCTTCGCCCTGTGGTACGCGGGCGGCGGCGACGATCTCGCCCTGTGCGCCGTGGCGATCTTCTGCCTGGCCAGCGGCCAGGTGGTGTCGTACACCAAGGCCCGCGGCGAGTCGATCGGTCTGCCCGTCGCGGTCAACGGACTGGTCGAACGCGCCGAGCGGCTCGTGATCTCGCTGGTCGCGGCCGGTCTCGCCGGACTGCACGCCTTCGGCGTCCCGGGCATCGAGATCCTGCTGCCGATCGCGCTGTGGATCGTCGCCGTGGGCAGCCTGATCACCCTGATCCAGCGGGTCGTCACGGTCCGCCGGGAGTCCGCGGAGGCGGAGGCCGCCGCAGGGCAGCATCCGGACGGCCCGCAGAACCCGGGGGCCGCCGGGAACGCGAAGGGCGGCAGAAGCGCGCAGAATGCCTCTCAGGGGAGGGAGGCGGCGAAGTGA
- the ruvB gene encoding Holliday junction branch migration DNA helicase RuvB encodes MNWDDTTDTPAPERLVGASADREDQAVEAALRPKDLGEFIGQEKVREQLDLVLRAARARGATADHVLLSGAPGLGKTTLSMIIAAEMGAPIRITSGPAIQHAGDLAAILSSLQEGEVLFLDEIHRMSRPAEEMLYMAMEDFRVDVIVGKGPGATAIPLELPPFTLVGATTRAGLLPPPLRDRFGFTAHMEFYEPAELERVIHRSANLLDVEIDGDGAAEIAGRSRGTPRIANRLLRRVRDYAQVKADGFITEEIAGAALAVYEVDTRGLDRLDRAVLEALLKLFGGGPVGLSTLAVAVGEERETVEEVAEPFLVREGLLARTPRGRVATPAAWAHLGLAPPRTGTGGNGQQDLFGA; translated from the coding sequence ATGAACTGGGACGACACGACCGACACCCCCGCCCCCGAGCGGCTCGTCGGTGCGTCCGCCGACCGTGAGGACCAGGCCGTCGAGGCCGCGCTGCGCCCGAAGGACCTGGGCGAGTTCATCGGCCAGGAGAAGGTCCGCGAACAGCTCGACCTCGTCCTGCGCGCCGCACGCGCGCGGGGCGCCACCGCCGACCACGTGCTGCTCTCCGGCGCCCCCGGCCTCGGCAAGACCACCCTCTCCATGATCATCGCGGCCGAGATGGGCGCCCCGATCCGCATCACCTCGGGGCCCGCCATCCAGCACGCCGGCGACCTCGCGGCGATCCTGTCCTCCCTCCAGGAGGGCGAGGTCCTCTTCCTCGACGAGATCCACCGCATGTCCCGGCCTGCCGAGGAGATGCTCTACATGGCGATGGAGGACTTCCGGGTCGACGTCATCGTCGGCAAGGGCCCCGGGGCCACCGCCATCCCGCTCGAACTGCCCCCGTTCACCCTGGTCGGCGCCACCACGCGCGCGGGCCTGCTGCCGCCCCCGCTGCGCGACCGCTTCGGCTTCACCGCGCACATGGAGTTCTACGAGCCGGCCGAGCTGGAGCGCGTCATCCACCGCTCAGCGAACCTGCTCGATGTGGAGATCGACGGCGACGGCGCCGCCGAGATCGCCGGCCGCTCGCGCGGCACGCCCCGCATCGCCAACCGCCTGCTGCGCCGCGTCCGCGACTACGCCCAGGTCAAGGCGGACGGTTTCATCACCGAGGAGATCGCCGGGGCGGCCCTCGCCGTGTACGAGGTCGACACCCGCGGGCTCGACCGGCTCGACCGCGCCGTGCTGGAGGCGTTGCTCAAGCTGTTCGGCGGCGGTCCGGTGGGCCTGTCCACGCTCGCGGTCGCGGTGGGGGAGGAGCGCGAGACCGTCGAGGAGGTCGCCGAACCCTTCCTCGTGAGAGAGGGGCTGCTGGCCCGCACACCCCGTGGCCGGGTGGCCACTCCGGCCGCGTGGGCGCATCTCGGCCTGGCCCCGCCCCGCACGGGAACCGGGGGAAACGGACAACAGGACCTGTTCGGGGCGTGA
- the ruvC gene encoding crossover junction endodeoxyribonuclease RuvC: protein MRVLGVDPGLTRCGVGVVEGVPGRTLTMLGVGVVRTPADAELGDRLVAIERGIEQWLDEHDPEFVTVERVFSQHNVRTVMGTAQASAVAMLCAARRGIPVTLHTPSEVKAAVTGSGRADKAQVGAMVTRLLRLDAPPKPADAADALALAICHIWRAPAQNRLQQAVALHASKGRTA from the coding sequence GTGCGCGTACTGGGGGTGGACCCGGGACTGACCCGGTGCGGTGTCGGTGTCGTCGAGGGCGTGCCCGGACGGACGCTGACGATGCTCGGCGTCGGTGTCGTGCGCACGCCGGCCGACGCGGAACTGGGCGACCGTCTGGTCGCGATCGAGCGCGGCATCGAGCAGTGGCTCGACGAGCACGACCCCGAGTTCGTCACCGTGGAGCGCGTCTTCAGCCAGCACAACGTCCGCACCGTGATGGGCACCGCCCAGGCCAGCGCCGTCGCCATGCTGTGCGCCGCCCGCCGCGGCATCCCCGTCACCCTGCACACCCCCAGCGAGGTGAAGGCCGCCGTCACCGGCTCGGGCCGCGCCGACAAGGCCCAGGTCGGCGCCATGGTCACCCGGCTGCTGCGGCTGGACGCGCCCCCCAAGCCGGCCGACGCCGCCGACGCCCTCGCACTCGCCATCTGCCACATCTGGCGCGCACCCGCGCAGAACCGACTCCAGCAGGCCGTCGCCCTGCACGCATCGAAAGGCCGAACGGCATGA
- the pdxT gene encoding pyridoxal 5'-phosphate synthase glutaminase subunit PdxT: MNTPVIGVLALQGDVREHLIALAAADAVARPVRRPEELAEVDGLVVPGGESTTISKLAVLFGVMEPLRTRVREGLPVYGTCAGMIMLADKILDPRSGQETVGGIDMIVRRNAFGRQNESFEAAVDVRGIDGDPVEGVFIRAPWVESVGAGAEVLAEHDGHIVAVRQGNALATSFHPELTGDHRVHGLFVEMVRANRTAESL, encoded by the coding sequence ATGAACACTCCTGTCATTGGCGTCCTGGCACTCCAGGGCGACGTACGGGAGCACCTCATCGCCCTGGCCGCGGCGGACGCCGTGGCCAGGCCGGTGCGGCGCCCCGAGGAACTCGCCGAGGTCGACGGCCTCGTCGTACCGGGCGGCGAGTCCACCACCATCTCCAAGCTGGCCGTTCTGTTCGGCGTGATGGAGCCCCTGCGCACGCGCGTGCGGGAGGGCCTGCCCGTCTACGGCACCTGCGCCGGCATGATCATGCTCGCCGACAAGATCCTCGATCCGCGCTCGGGCCAGGAGACCGTCGGCGGCATCGACATGATCGTGCGCCGCAACGCCTTCGGGCGTCAGAACGAGTCCTTCGAGGCGGCGGTCGACGTACGCGGCATCGACGGCGATCCTGTAGAGGGCGTCTTCATCCGCGCCCCCTGGGTCGAGTCCGTCGGCGCCGGGGCCGAGGTGCTCGCCGAGCACGACGGCCACATCGTCGCGGTCCGCCAGGGCAACGCGCTGGCCACGTCGTTCCATCCGGAGCTGACCGGCGACCACCGCGTGCACGGCCTCTTCGTGGAAATGGTGCGCGCGAACCGGACAGCCGAGTCCTTGTAG
- a CDS encoding phosphatidylinositol mannoside acyltransferase has protein sequence MSAQERLTDVLYGLGWSTVKRLPEPMAVRLGTTVADLAWKRRGKGVLRLESNYARVVPDATPERLAELSRAGMRSYLRYWMESFRLPAWSAERVENGFEPKDLHHLTDGLATGRGVVLALPHLANWDLAGAWVTTKLRTPFTTVAERLKPESLYDRFVAYREGLGMEVLPHSGGTAFGTLARRLRDGGLVCLVADRDLSASGVEVDFFGDTARMPAGPALLAQQTGALLLPVTLWYDDSPVMRGRLHPPIEVPESGNRAEKTSVMTQALADAFASGIADHPEDWHMLQRLWLKDLDPAKGPGAPAAPEKGTA, from the coding sequence GTGAGCGCTCAGGAGCGGTTGACGGACGTGCTGTACGGCCTCGGCTGGAGCACGGTCAAGCGGCTTCCCGAGCCCATGGCGGTACGGCTCGGCACCACCGTGGCCGACCTGGCCTGGAAACGGCGCGGCAAGGGTGTCCTGCGGCTGGAGAGCAACTACGCGCGCGTGGTGCCGGACGCGACCCCCGAGCGCCTCGCGGAACTGTCCCGCGCGGGCATGCGCTCCTACCTGCGCTACTGGATGGAGTCCTTCCGGCTCCCGGCCTGGAGCGCCGAACGCGTCGAGAACGGCTTCGAACCCAAGGACCTGCACCATCTGACGGACGGCCTCGCGACCGGCAGGGGCGTCGTTCTCGCGCTGCCGCACCTGGCCAACTGGGACCTGGCCGGCGCCTGGGTCACCACGAAGCTCCGGACCCCGTTCACCACGGTCGCCGAGCGTCTCAAGCCGGAGTCGCTGTACGACCGCTTCGTCGCCTACCGCGAGGGCCTCGGCATGGAGGTCCTGCCGCACAGCGGCGGCACCGCCTTCGGCACCCTGGCCCGGCGGCTGCGCGACGGCGGCCTGGTCTGCCTGGTCGCCGACCGCGACCTGTCCGCCTCCGGGGTCGAGGTCGACTTCTTCGGCGACACCGCGCGCATGCCGGCCGGCCCGGCGCTGCTGGCCCAGCAGACCGGAGCCCTGCTGCTGCCGGTGACGCTCTGGTACGACGACTCACCCGTCATGCGGGGCCGCCTGCACCCCCCGATCGAGGTGCCCGAGTCAGGCAACCGGGCCGAGAAGACGTCTGTGATGACACAGGCGCTGGCAGACGCCTTCGCCTCGGGCATCGCCGACCATCCGGAGGACTGGCACATGCTTCAGCGCCTGTGGCTGAAGGACCTCGACCCCGCCAAGGGTCCCGGGGCCCCGGCAGCCCCCGAGAAGGGCACCGCGTGA
- a CDS encoding glycosyltransferase family 4 protein has protein sequence MRIGIVCPYSWDVPGGVQFHIRDLAEYFIRLGHEVSVLAPADDDTPLPPYVVSAGRAVPVPYNGSVARLNFGFLSAARVRRWLHDGEFDVIHIHEPTSPSLGLLACWAAQGPIVATFHTSNPRSRAMIAAYSILQAALEKISARIAVSEYARRTLVEHLGGDAVVIPNGVDVDFFAEAEPNPEWQGDTIGFVGRIDEPRKGLPVLMKALPAILAERPQTRLLVAGRGDEKEAVESLPAPLRSRVEFLGMVSDEDKARFLRSVDLYVAPNTGGESFGIILVEAMSAGAPVLASDLDAFAQVLDQGAAGELFANEDADALAAAALRLLADPRRRAELRERGSAHVRRFDWSTVGADILSVYETVTAGAAAVAADDRSGLRARFGLARD, from the coding sequence GTGAGGATCGGCATCGTCTGTCCGTACTCCTGGGACGTGCCGGGCGGCGTCCAGTTCCACATCCGTGATCTCGCCGAGTACTTCATCCGCCTCGGGCACGAGGTCTCCGTCCTCGCGCCCGCCGACGACGACACCCCGCTTCCGCCCTACGTCGTCTCCGCCGGCCGCGCGGTCCCGGTGCCGTACAACGGCTCGGTGGCCCGGCTGAACTTCGGGTTCCTGTCGGCGGCCCGGGTGCGGCGCTGGCTGCACGACGGCGAGTTCGACGTGATCCACATCCACGAACCCACCTCGCCGTCGCTGGGCCTGCTGGCCTGCTGGGCGGCGCAGGGTCCGATCGTCGCCACCTTCCACACGTCCAACCCGCGCTCGCGCGCGATGATCGCCGCCTACTCGATCCTCCAGGCCGCGCTGGAGAAGATCAGCGCCCGGATCGCGGTGAGCGAGTACGCCCGCCGCACCCTGGTGGAGCACCTGGGCGGGGACGCGGTGGTCATCCCCAACGGGGTCGACGTGGACTTCTTCGCCGAGGCGGAGCCGAACCCCGAGTGGCAGGGCGACACCATCGGCTTCGTCGGCCGTATCGACGAGCCCCGCAAGGGCCTGCCGGTGCTGATGAAGGCGCTGCCCGCGATCCTGGCCGAGCGGCCGCAGACGCGACTGCTGGTGGCCGGCCGGGGCGACGAGAAGGAAGCGGTGGAGTCCCTCCCGGCGCCGCTGCGCTCCCGGGTGGAGTTCCTCGGCATGGTGAGCGACGAGGACAAGGCCCGTTTCCTGCGCAGCGTCGACCTGTACGTGGCCCCCAACACCGGCGGCGAGAGCTTCGGGATCATCCTGGTCGAGGCGATGTCGGCGGGCGCACCGGTGCTCGCGTCCGACCTGGACGCCTTCGCGCAGGTCCTGGACCAGGGGGCGGCGGGCGAACTGTTCGCCAACGAGGACGCGGACGCGCTGGCCGCGGCTGCGCTGCGCCTTCTCGCGGACCCGCGGCGCCGCGCGGAACTGCGCGAGCGCGGCAGCGCCCACGTCCGCCGCTTCGACTGGTCGACGGTCGGCGCGGACATCCTGTCCGTCTACGAGACGGTGACGGCCGGCGCGGCGGCGGTGGCCGCGGACGACCGCTCGGGCTTGCGGGCGCGCTTCGGCCTGGCCCGGGACTGA
- the pdxS gene encoding pyridoxal 5'-phosphate synthase lyase subunit PdxS yields the protein MSTTLPNPAQTPETGTARVKRGMAEQLKGGVIMDVVTPEQAKIAEDAGAVAVMALERVPADIRKDGGVARMSDPDMIEGIIEAVSIPVMAKSRIGHFVEAQVLQSLGVDYIDESEVLTPADEVNHSDKWAFTTPFVCGATNLGEALRRIAEGAAMIRSKGEAGTGNVVEAVRHLRQIKNEIARLRGYDNNELYAAAKELRAPYELVKEVAELGKLPVVLFSAGGVATPADAALMRQLGAEGVFVGSGIFKSGDPAKRAAAIVKATTFYDDPKIIADASRNLGEAMVGINCDTLPETERYANRGW from the coding sequence GTGTCCACCACGCTCCCCAACCCCGCCCAGACCCCCGAGACCGGCACCGCCCGCGTGAAGCGCGGCATGGCCGAGCAGCTCAAGGGCGGTGTGATCATGGACGTCGTCACGCCGGAGCAGGCGAAGATCGCCGAGGACGCGGGCGCCGTCGCCGTCATGGCCCTGGAGCGGGTTCCCGCCGACATCCGCAAGGACGGCGGCGTGGCCCGGATGTCCGACCCGGACATGATCGAGGGCATCATCGAGGCCGTCTCCATCCCCGTCATGGCCAAGTCGCGGATCGGCCACTTCGTCGAGGCGCAGGTCCTGCAGTCGCTCGGTGTGGACTACATCGACGAGTCCGAGGTCCTCACCCCGGCCGACGAGGTCAACCACTCCGACAAGTGGGCCTTCACCACGCCGTTCGTCTGCGGCGCCACCAACCTGGGCGAGGCCCTGCGCCGGATCGCCGAGGGCGCGGCCATGATCCGTTCCAAGGGCGAGGCCGGCACCGGCAACGTCGTCGAGGCCGTGCGCCACCTGCGCCAGATCAAGAACGAGATCGCCCGTCTGCGCGGCTACGACAACAACGAGCTGTACGCCGCCGCCAAGGAGCTGCGCGCCCCCTACGAGCTGGTCAAGGAGGTCGCCGAGCTCGGCAAGCTCCCGGTCGTGCTGTTCTCCGCCGGCGGTGTCGCCACCCCCGCCGACGCCGCGCTGATGCGCCAGCTCGGCGCCGAGGGCGTCTTCGTCGGCTCCGGCATCTTCAAGTCCGGCGACCCGGCCAAGCGCGCCGCCGCCATCGTGAAGGCCACCACCTTCTACGACGACCCGAAGATCATCGCCGACGCGTCCCGCAACCTCGGCGAGGCCATGGTCGGCATCAACTGCGACACCCTCCCCGAGACCGAGCGCTACGCGAACCGCGGCTGGTAG
- a CDS encoding YebC/PmpR family DNA-binding transcriptional regulator: protein MSGHSKWATTKHKKAVIDAKRGKLFAKLIKNIEVAARMGGVDLEGNPTLYDAVQKAKKQSVPNKNIDSAIKRGGGLEAGGADYETIMYEGYGPNGVAVLIECLTDNRNRAASDVRVAMTRNGGNMADPGSVSYLFNRKGVVIVPKGELTEDDVLGAVLDAGAEEVNDLGESFEVLSEATDLVAVRTALQEAGIDYDSADSNFVPTMQVELDEEGAKKIFKLIDALEDSDDVQNVFANFDVSDEIMEKVDA from the coding sequence ATGTCCGGCCACTCTAAATGGGCTACGACGAAGCACAAGAAGGCCGTGATCGATGCCAAGCGCGGCAAGCTCTTCGCGAAGCTGATCAAGAACATCGAGGTCGCGGCCCGCATGGGCGGTGTCGACCTGGAGGGCAACCCGACCCTCTACGACGCCGTGCAGAAGGCCAAGAAGCAGTCGGTTCCCAACAAGAACATCGACTCGGCGATCAAGCGCGGCGGCGGCCTCGAGGCCGGCGGCGCCGACTACGAGACGATCATGTACGAGGGTTACGGCCCCAACGGTGTCGCGGTGCTCATCGAGTGCCTCACCGACAACCGCAACCGTGCCGCCTCCGACGTCCGCGTCGCCATGACCCGCAACGGCGGGAACATGGCCGACCCCGGCTCGGTGTCGTACCTGTTCAACCGCAAGGGCGTCGTCATCGTCCCCAAGGGTGAGCTGACCGAGGACGACGTGCTCGGCGCCGTCCTGGACGCCGGTGCCGAGGAGGTCAACGACCTCGGTGAGTCCTTCGAGGTGCTCAGCGAGGCCACCGACCTGGTCGCGGTCCGCACCGCCCTCCAGGAGGCCGGCATCGACTACGACTCCGCCGATTCCAACTTCGTCCCGACCATGCAGGTCGAGCTGGACGAGGAGGGCGCCAAGAAGATCTTCAAGCTGATCGACGCCCTCGAGGACAGCGACGACGTGCAGAACGTCTTCGCCAACTTCGACGTCAGCGACGAGATCATGGAGAAGGTCGACGCGTAA
- the yajC gene encoding preprotein translocase subunit YajC: MFLMTRSAKKKQQQAVDMRNQMQPGSGVRTIGGMYATVKEVNEDTVLLDAGPGVDLLFAKNSIGAVLSDDEYNRIVHGIEHDLKSDSVPDDASSLTETDEAAAAAASDDKPVDLGKKDADDEPSEGAAKTDDEPKKTEGDSDAK, from the coding sequence ATGTTCCTGATGACCCGCTCGGCCAAGAAGAAGCAGCAGCAGGCCGTCGACATGCGGAACCAGATGCAGCCCGGTTCCGGCGTCCGGACCATCGGGGGCATGTACGCGACGGTCAAGGAGGTCAACGAGGACACGGTCCTCCTCGACGCCGGCCCGGGCGTCGACCTCCTCTTCGCCAAGAACTCGATCGGTGCCGTCCTCTCCGACGACGAGTACAACCGCATCGTCCACGGCATCGAGCACGACCTGAAGTCCGACTCCGTCCCCGACGACGCCTCCTCCCTCACCGAGACCGACGAGGCCGCCGCTGCCGCCGCCTCCGACGACAAGCCGGTCGACCTCGGCAAGAAGGACGCGGACGACGAGCCGTCCGAGGGCGCCGCGAAGACGGACGACGAGCCGAAGAAGACCGAAGGCGACTCCGACGCGAAGTAG
- the ruvA gene encoding Holliday junction branch migration protein RuvA, with protein sequence MIAFVSGSVAALAPDAAVIEVGGVGMAVQCTPNTLSTLRVGRPAKLATSLVVREDSLTLYGFADDDERQVFELLQTASGVGPRLAQAMLAVHTPDALRRAVSTGDEKALVAVPGIGKKGAQKLLLELKDRLGEPLGAPAVGAPVTGGWRDQLHAALIGLGYATREADDAVAAVAPQAEAEGGTPQVGRLLKAALQTLNRTR encoded by the coding sequence ATGATCGCCTTCGTCAGCGGCAGTGTCGCCGCCCTCGCCCCGGACGCCGCGGTGATCGAGGTCGGCGGCGTGGGCATGGCCGTCCAGTGCACGCCCAACACGCTGTCGACGCTCCGCGTCGGCCGGCCCGCCAAGCTCGCCACCTCCCTCGTCGTCCGTGAGGACTCCCTCACGCTGTACGGCTTCGCGGACGACGACGAGCGCCAGGTGTTCGAACTGCTCCAGACCGCCAGCGGCGTCGGCCCCCGCCTCGCCCAGGCGATGCTCGCCGTGCACACCCCCGACGCCCTGCGCCGGGCGGTCTCCACCGGCGACGAGAAGGCGCTCGTCGCGGTGCCAGGCATCGGCAAGAAGGGCGCGCAGAAACTGCTGCTGGAACTGAAGGACCGCCTGGGCGAGCCGCTCGGGGCCCCCGCGGTCGGCGCGCCGGTCACCGGTGGCTGGCGGGACCAGCTGCACGCCGCTCTCATCGGTCTGGGCTACGCGACCCGAGAGGCCGACGACGCCGTCGCCGCGGTCGCCCCGCAGGCCGAGGCGGAGGGCGGCACACCGCAGGTCGGCCGACTGCTGAAGGCCGCCCTCCAGACGCTCAACAGAACCCGCTGA